One Deltaproteobacteria bacterium genomic window, TCAGTCACGAAGAAGGTAAGATTCTCAATAAGGAATTGGTGCGTTTGCAATTGCCACCACCGCTGGTGGGATTTGGCCTAGCCATGATTGGTCCGACACTTCTCGATTATGGGACCGATGCTCAAAAGCAAGAGCACATTCCCAAAATAGTAAAGGGCGAAATCCGCTGGTGTCAGGGTTATTCTGAACCTGAGGCTGGGTCTGATTTAGCATCGCTAAAAACCAGTGCGGTCAAAAACGGTGACCACTTCATTATCAATGGGCAGAAGGTCTGGACGAGCCACGCCAACAAGTGTGATTGGATTTTTTGTCTGACCCGCACAAGCAGTGAAGGCGTGAAGCAAGAGGGTATCACCTTCATCCTTTTCGATATGGAAAGTGAAGGCGTCACCGTTCGGCAAATCGAACTCATCAGCGGGGCCTCTCCTTTTTGCGAAGTGTTCTGTGACAATGTCAAAGCACTTGCCGCGAATGTGGTAGGCGAGGTGGGTGATGGCTGGAAAGTTGCCAAGGCTCTTTTAAATTACGAACGCTCCATGATTGGCGAAGCCATTGGTGGCCAGATGGAAGGCACTGAGACAAAGCTGGTCGAGCGGGCACGAGACTATTTGGAAACACCAGAGGGTAAGCTGCCGGATGCAGGCATGCGCGCCAGTCTTTCAAGTTTTGGAATGGATGAAATGTGTTTCATGCTAACTATCGAACGTATTCGCCAAACCGTGGTGGGCGGTGCGAACCCAGGAAGCGTAAGCTCTATTATGAAAGTGGCCGGTACAGAGCTTAAGCAACGCCGATGGGAAGTGGGAATGGAAGTAGCTGGCCCTCAGGCTCTTGGCTGGGAAGGCGAGGGCTTCACTCCAACTGAGCTTTCAGAAACCAAAGAATGGCTTCGCTCACGTGCTAACTCCATCGAGGGTGGTACCAGCGAAATTCAAATGAACATCATCGCCCGGCGTGTGCTGGGTCTTCCAAAGTAGGAGCCGAACATGAAAATGGCTTATGATGAAGACCAGCTTTTCTTGCAAAAGACAGCCCGTGAATTCGTTAAAGCGAAATCTCCGGTAAGCCGAATGCGTGCCTTACGGGATACGCAAGACCCTATTGGGTTCTCTAAAGAACTTTGGAAAGAAATGGCAGAGCTTGGCTGGCTGGGTGTGAACCTGCCTGAAAGCTTTGGTGGGTCGAATATGGGGTTTGCTGACTTATGCATTCTCTTGGAAGAGAGTGGGCGCAACCTGATGCCTGAGCCCTTTGTTGAAACTGTTGTGACGGGTGCGGAGCTTATTCTACAAGCTGGTACACAGGCTCAAAAAGAGACGTGGTTATCCTCCATTGCCACAGGCGATGCGGTGATTGGATTGGCCTATCAAGAGGCAAGAAGCCGGTACAACGTATGTGATGTGCAGCTTCGAGCTGAGTCATCCGGTGAAGGTTTCGTGCTCAGTGGCGAAAAGGTTCAGGTTTTACAAAGTACCGGCGCAAGTGTTTTGGTCGTTACGGCAAGAACCCGTGGCGAACGAAAAGACGAAGACGGCATCACCTTGTTTCTCGTAGATCCTACACTGGAAGGTGTTGAGCTTAGATCGCAAAAACGAGTGGATGGCCTCAACGCGAATATCGTTTCGTTAAATAATGTAGAGCTGGGGGCTGACTCCGTTCTGGGAACTGTCAACGAGGCAATGACTGTCCTGGCTCCGGCGCTTGATAAGGCGCGGATTGCCATGGCGGCGCAGATGCTTGGTTCGGCGGAACAGGCCTTTTCATTGGCATTAGATTATCTAAAAGAACGCAAACAGTTTGGTGTGGCCATTGGAAGCTTTCAAGCATTACAGCACCGCGCCACCAAGCTCTATGTGGAACTCGAACTCACGCGTTCGGCAGTGATGGCGGCAGCGTCTTGTGTGGATGAAGCGCCTGAGAAGGTTGCCATGATGGCAAGTCTAGCCAAAGCTAAAGCAAGCGAATGCTTTTTACATGTTGCCAACGAAGCCATTCAGTTTCACGGCGGTGTTGGTGTGACCGATGAATACGACTTGGGGTTCTACCTCAAGCGTGCACGGGCGGCGTCTCAAACATTAGGCGACGCCGACTTTCACCGTGACCGCTGGGCGGAGCTAAGAAGCTACTAATAGAGCGTTCCCCATTTTTCTTGAATGGCCGGAGTGACCTCTTGGGCTTCGATAATCTCGGTATAGCAACTGGCGCTTTCGCGTGGCGTACGAGTTTTATCTTCCGAGTCGTAGTCGACCTTAATCAAGCCAAACTCTGGCCAATAGCCGTCGGCCCATTCAAGGTTGTCTACCAGGGACCAGTGGTAGTAGCCGCGCACATCGATGCCCGACTCAATAGCGTCCTGAACCACTTGAAGGTGGGATACGATAAAGCTAGCACGCATGTCGTCATTGTCATCTGCTAGACCGTTTTCAGTGATGCGCAGTGGCACACCAAAGCTTGCTGCATGTTCCAGCACCTTTTTTAGACCCTCTGGGTGAAGTTCCCAATCCATATCTGAATAGAGGCGGCTGGTATCCGTATTCTGTAAAACAGCTACAGGTGCTGTTACGCCTTTGCCTTCAGCGCATGGCATGACGTCACATAAAGTGGTGAGAGAATCGCTGACCATGAAACGGCCGTAATAATTGATGCCAATCCAGTCGAGCTTATTGGTTAGCTCTTCAAACGTGCCTTCACCTTGGTCATCGTAATCTTCGTCGGCGTTAAGGTCTACTTTACCATGGGCCATGCCGTTAAAGAGAATGTGGTTGTAAAGGTATTCAAGCTTCCGTGCGCTTTCTACATCGCCAGCGTTGTCAGGATCTGCCGGCTCCATGACAGGACGATTTTTAGCAATGCTAACCATTGCGCTCTTGCCGTCGCCATCAGCATCTACGAGGTCTCGTGCGTGGATGGCATCGTAACCTGCGGCGTGGGCATACACGATGTTAAACATTCCGCGCATGGTTGTCTCAATTTGGAGCGAGCCTCCAGGAGGGAAAAATCCCATGAGATAGCCGCC contains:
- a CDS encoding acyl-CoA dehydrogenase, coding for MKMAYDEDQLFLQKTAREFVKAKSPVSRMRALRDTQDPIGFSKELWKEMAELGWLGVNLPESFGGSNMGFADLCILLEESGRNLMPEPFVETVVTGAELILQAGTQAQKETWLSSIATGDAVIGLAYQEARSRYNVCDVQLRAESSGEGFVLSGEKVQVLQSTGASVLVVTARTRGERKDEDGITLFLVDPTLEGVELRSQKRVDGLNANIVSLNNVELGADSVLGTVNEAMTVLAPALDKARIAMAAQMLGSAEQAFSLALDYLKERKQFGVAIGSFQALQHRATKLYVELELTRSAVMAAASCVDEAPEKVAMMASLAKAKASECFLHVANEAIQFHGGVGVTDEYDLGFYLKRARAASQTLGDADFHRDRWAELRSY
- a CDS encoding glycoside hydrolase family 1 protein, producing MRNYFSILILAMTFTTLACTDAGNDSATTENTDTIGVFPDDFEWGTGTSAWQIEGGNTTSDWAQWESMCELETVDGIRTGTETIVDCAKNDDGPNSWVRYDDDFALAQELGHTAIRMGIEWAKIEPEPNVYDQDVINHYHDVIDAAHARGFSVLLTLQHFTLPIWAHNLIEPEAGMGGWPAHPEVTVGQAPIIASFAEYAGDMAEEFGAKIDTWITINEPMSMLMGGYLMGFFPPGGSLQIETTMRGMFNIVYAHAAGYDAIHARDLVDADGDGKSAMVSIAKNRPVMEPADPDNAGDVESARKLEYLYNHILFNGMAHGKVDLNADEDYDDQGEGTFEELTNKLDWIGINYYGRFMVSDSLTTLCDVMPCAEGKGVTAPVAVLQNTDTSRLYSDMDWELHPEGLKKVLEHAASFGVPLRITENGLADDNDDMRASFIVSHLQVVQDAIESGIDVRGYYHWSLVDNLEWADGYWPEFGLIKVDYDSEDKTRTPRESASCYTEIIEAQEVTPAIQEKWGTLY
- a CDS encoding acyl-CoA dehydrogenase, with protein sequence MSELETFRAETRAWLEENAPKSLYGTRKGKFDGYWGGRKNPEDNSDVLAWFNMMLEKGWTAPTWPKEYGGGGLSHEEGKILNKELVRLQLPPPLVGFGLAMIGPTLLDYGTDAQKQEHIPKIVKGEIRWCQGYSEPEAGSDLASLKTSAVKNGDHFIINGQKVWTSHANKCDWIFCLTRTSSEGVKQEGITFILFDMESEGVTVRQIELISGASPFCEVFCDNVKALAANVVGEVGDGWKVAKALLNYERSMIGEAIGGQMEGTETKLVERARDYLETPEGKLPDAGMRASLSSFGMDEMCFMLTIERIRQTVVGGANPGSVSSIMKVAGTELKQRRWEVGMEVAGPQALGWEGEGFTPTELSETKEWLRSRANSIEGGTSEIQMNIIARRVLGLPK